In one Chryseobacterium camelliae genomic region, the following are encoded:
- a CDS encoding DUF4270 family protein, whose protein sequence is MTYTIKKSFAILFMAIFGSVLLYNCEPEPDSLGEQLFLNGAVQGDETPYDVIAFNIDNNDSIRSDAGKLGAGVLGAFSEEQFGMQKASYLTQLRLSTYDPDFGKNAIVDSVVLVMKPTYAADSVTTTTDENYVFAGVDGNVDAKKVVNTYPVSKFGKAKINGKTTFNIKVYEVTDFLKSASDTVKSNQTFAYDPAVLGSKEFKGDISSVAITKDDGGSSLFTASTPGIRIKLDKDFFQTKVIAKQDKPELQDASNFIRHIKGLRIAVDETDGYLFQFSPNTMELIMYYKYDKVDGSTTTRPQTTYSFDLGSSNTHIGQYQYDRTDSEWSKSTIGNPNANVGDKRLFLQGMGGPSIGVKIPQSTIELLKQKYNDKTAIISAKIRIYADPLWNNNYTKPTTLTFLQKYQKDNKTKTNFTDDIFSLAAVPGYTIFKYYDLDKKRSYYEFIVTKSVKELVEEDNIDDYDPTKKSTIYFRIDMGAFLSNSAGTGLAGFQYTSRSYNTNRVVLIGNDSSSQDKIQLLVVHSKK, encoded by the coding sequence ATGACTTATACTATTAAAAAATCTTTCGCCATTCTGTTTATGGCGATTTTTGGAAGTGTATTATTATATAATTGCGAACCTGAACCAGATAGTTTAGGAGAGCAATTGTTTTTGAATGGGGCAGTTCAGGGCGATGAGACACCTTATGATGTAATTGCTTTTAATATTGATAATAATGATAGTATCCGCAGTGATGCAGGGAAATTGGGAGCCGGAGTTCTTGGTGCTTTTTCAGAAGAGCAGTTTGGTATGCAGAAAGCTTCTTATCTTACGCAGCTGAGATTATCAACGTATGACCCTGATTTTGGGAAAAATGCAATTGTAGATTCAGTGGTTTTGGTAATGAAGCCAACTTATGCGGCTGATTCGGTTACCACAACTACGGATGAAAATTATGTCTTTGCTGGTGTTGATGGTAATGTAGACGCTAAAAAAGTGGTAAATACATATCCTGTAAGTAAATTTGGAAAAGCCAAAATAAATGGTAAAACTACATTTAATATTAAAGTATATGAAGTCACAGATTTCCTAAAATCAGCTTCCGATACTGTAAAATCTAACCAGACTTTTGCATATGATCCAGCGGTTTTGGGCTCAAAAGAATTTAAAGGAGATATAAGTTCTGTAGCCATTACGAAAGATGATGGAGGAAGTTCGTTGTTTACAGCATCTACCCCGGGAATTAGAATTAAGCTTGATAAAGATTTTTTCCAAACTAAAGTTATTGCGAAGCAGGACAAACCTGAACTTCAGGATGCTTCTAATTTTATAAGACATATTAAAGGTCTTAGAATAGCAGTAGATGAAACAGATGGGTATTTATTCCAATTTTCTCCAAATACTATGGAACTCATCATGTATTATAAATATGATAAAGTAGATGGAAGTACAACAACAAGACCCCAAACAACTTATTCGTTTGATCTAGGATCATCTAACACACATATTGGACAATATCAGTATGATAGAACTGATTCTGAGTGGTCTAAGAGCACAATTGGAAATCCAAACGCTAATGTAGGAGATAAAAGACTATTCTTACAGGGAATGGGGGGACCTTCTATAGGTGTGAAAATTCCTCAATCTACAATAGAACTACTTAAACAAAAGTATAATGATAAAACGGCGATCATTAGTGCTAAAATAAGAATATATGCAGATCCATTATGGAATAATAACTACACTAAGCCAACAACGCTTACTTTCTTACAAAAATATCAGAAAGATAATAAAACTAAAACTAATTTTACAGATGACATATTTAGTTTAGCTGCTGTTCCGGGATATACTATTTTTAAATATTATGATCTTGATAAAAAGCGATCATATTATGAATTTATTGTAACCAAATCTGTAAAAGAACTTGTGGAAGAAGACAATATTGATGATTATGACCCGACAAAGAAATCTACTATCTATTTTAGAATTGATATGGGAGCATTTTTAAGCAATTCAGCGGGAACTGGTTTAGCAGGATTTCAATATACTTCTAGATCGTATAATACAAACAGGGTTGTGCTGATAGGGAACGATTCTTCTAGCCAAGATAAAATACAACTTTTAGTTGTTCATAGTAAAAAATAA
- the glmS gene encoding glutamine--fructose-6-phosphate transaminase (isomerizing) — translation MCGIVGYTGFQDAYDIVINGLRRLEYRGYDSAGIVLEDGNSNFEVEKTKGKVDDLVKISEGLKGTAKIGMGHTRWATHGVPSDRNSHPHLSNNNKIALVHNGIIENYDTIKTMLTEKGFTFKSETDTEVLVNLIQYFMDLNSEMDFPTAVRYALNEVYGAYAITVMHEDFPGVLVVGRLGSPLAIGIGEKEYFIASDASPFVEFTKEAIYLEEGHMATISLENGVDIRTINDNSKIEAEIQELKLSLEQIEKGGYEHFMLKEIFEQPKSIHDTMRGRLLVDEGVIKMAGIWDHIERFKNANRIIIIACGTSWHAGLIGEYLIEEYARIPVEVEYASEFRYRNPIITDKDVVIAISQSGETADTMAALKLAKEKGAFIYGICNVVDSSIARITDAGSYTHAGPEIGVASTKAFTAQLTILTLIAFKLGKHNGNLGNADFMSLIAELDAIPKRIEEVLSSTHELVQNIAKDFVNTTNFLYLGRGYNYPAALEGALKLKEISYIHAEGYPAAEMKHGPIALIDENMPIVIIAPKKGHYDKIVSNVQEIKARKGKVIAVVNKGDTQVSAMADYVIEIPETSECFSPIVASVPLQLLAYYIAVYRGANVDQPRNLAKSVTVE, via the coding sequence ATGTGCGGAATAGTAGGGTATACGGGATTTCAGGATGCGTATGATATTGTTATCAACGGTCTTAGAAGATTGGAATATAGAGGATATGACAGTGCCGGGATTGTTTTAGAAGATGGAAACAGTAACTTTGAAGTTGAAAAAACGAAAGGAAAAGTAGATGACTTAGTAAAGATTTCTGAAGGGCTGAAAGGTACTGCTAAAATCGGTATGGGGCATACTCGTTGGGCTACCCACGGAGTTCCTAGTGATAGAAACTCGCATCCACATCTTTCTAATAATAATAAAATTGCGCTTGTTCATAATGGTATCATTGAGAACTATGATACGATTAAGACAATGCTTACTGAAAAAGGTTTTACTTTTAAATCAGAGACTGATACAGAGGTTTTGGTGAATCTTATTCAGTATTTTATGGATCTAAACTCTGAAATGGATTTTCCTACTGCGGTAAGATATGCACTTAATGAAGTATATGGTGCGTATGCTATCACGGTAATGCATGAGGATTTTCCGGGGGTACTGGTTGTAGGAAGGCTGGGATCTCCTTTGGCAATAGGTATTGGTGAAAAAGAATATTTTATTGCTTCTGATGCTTCCCCTTTTGTAGAATTTACGAAGGAAGCTATTTATCTTGAAGAAGGTCATATGGCTACAATCTCTTTAGAAAATGGGGTAGATATCAGAACGATTAACGATAACTCTAAAATTGAGGCTGAAATTCAAGAGCTTAAATTGAGCCTTGAGCAGATTGAAAAAGGAGGTTACGAACATTTTATGTTGAAAGAAATTTTTGAGCAGCCAAAATCTATACATGATACGATGAGAGGGAGGCTTCTTGTAGATGAAGGAGTTATCAAAATGGCGGGAATCTGGGATCATATCGAAAGATTCAAAAATGCGAACAGAATTATCATTATTGCTTGTGGAACCTCTTGGCATGCTGGTCTTATCGGTGAATATTTAATTGAAGAATATGCGAGAATTCCGGTTGAAGTAGAGTATGCTTCGGAATTCAGATATAGAAACCCAATCATTACCGATAAAGATGTGGTTATCGCGATTTCTCAATCAGGAGAAACAGCCGATACTATGGCGGCATTAAAATTAGCTAAAGAAAAAGGAGCATTTATATATGGTATCTGTAATGTGGTAGATTCTTCAATTGCAAGGATTACAGATGCAGGTTCATATACACACGCAGGTCCTGAAATCGGAGTCGCTTCTACAAAAGCCTTTACTGCACAATTAACAATTCTTACATTAATTGCATTTAAATTAGGTAAACACAACGGAAACCTGGGAAATGCGGATTTTATGAGCTTAATTGCTGAGTTGGATGCTATCCCTAAAAGAATTGAAGAGGTTCTAAGTTCAACACACGAATTGGTTCAAAACATTGCGAAAGACTTTGTAAATACTACCAACTTCCTGTATCTAGGAAGAGGATATAATTATCCGGCAGCATTAGAAGGAGCTTTGAAGTTAAAGGAAATTTCTTATATCCATGCGGAAGGATATCCGGCTGCAGAAATGAAGCACGGACCAATTGCCTTAATTGATGAAAACATGCCAATCGTTATTATTGCTCCGAAAAAAGGACATTATGATAAGATTGTAAGCAATGTTCAGGAAATTAAAGCGAGAAAAGGGAAAGTTATTGCTGTAGTTAATAAAGGAGATACCCAAGTAAGTGCGATGGCTGATTATGTGATCGAAATTCCTGAGACGTCAGAATGTTTCTCACCAATTGTTGCATCAGTGCCATTACAGCTATTGGCGTACTATATTGCAGTATATAGAGGAGCGAATGTAGATCAGCCAAGAAACCTTGCAAAATCTGTAACCGTGGAATAA
- the gldK gene encoding gliding motility lipoprotein GldK → MKRIFLLLLSASVASVSCSGGGTSSVGKPGTKGELIPREKAKSFVAERPFGMVAIPAGSFIAGMADQDPTNSPEKAALKTSTVSSFFMDEAETTNAEYRLFINYVRDSIARTLLAEAAGEGGDGKGKGASIGDYAYLAKKEDNLTPYQEYLEGQGGGDEGSYDASKKLDWKIPLNWNTSKYPDVEYAEVLESMYLPASSRVGSERLLDVSKLKYTYQWGDMDAAIAENERGANYLKKESIAIYPDTTVWVKDFHFAYNEPLFEQYFWHKAYKDYPVVGVTWDQARAYCNFRTKLKSDYNESLKRRKQKPMIFRLPTEIEWEYAAKGGKQNATYPWGGPYLMDDRGCYLANFKPKRGNYMEDDKKGTYTYTAPVKKFRKNGFGLYDMAGNVSEWTESGYNNSSAVFTSTLNPSTKDKSDSRKSVRGGSWKDVGYMLMTGMRDWERKDSARSYIGFRTVQDIPEAAVKPRRINR, encoded by the coding sequence ATGAAAAGGATATTTCTTTTATTATTGTCTGCGTCAGTAGCGTCGGTATCTTGTTCAGGTGGTGGTACTTCTTCTGTAGGGAAACCAGGAACGAAAGGAGAATTGATACCAAGAGAAAAAGCAAAATCATTTGTTGCGGAAAGACCATTTGGTATGGTTGCGATTCCTGCAGGCTCGTTTATAGCGGGTATGGCAGATCAAGACCCGACAAACTCTCCGGAAAAAGCAGCGTTGAAAACATCAACGGTTTCTTCTTTCTTTATGGACGAAGCTGAAACTACGAATGCGGAATACAGATTGTTTATTAATTATGTGAGAGACTCTATCGCTAGAACATTGCTTGCGGAAGCAGCAGGTGAAGGTGGAGATGGAAAAGGAAAAGGAGCAAGTATAGGAGACTATGCTTACCTGGCTAAAAAAGAAGACAATTTAACACCATATCAAGAATATTTAGAAGGTCAAGGTGGCGGAGATGAAGGAAGCTACGATGCAAGTAAGAAATTAGATTGGAAGATTCCATTGAACTGGAATACTTCAAAATATCCGGATGTAGAATACGCAGAGGTTTTAGAATCAATGTATCTTCCGGCTTCTTCTAGAGTAGGAAGTGAGAGACTTTTGGATGTAAGTAAATTAAAATATACTTATCAGTGGGGAGACATGGATGCCGCTATTGCGGAGAATGAAAGAGGTGCGAATTATTTGAAAAAAGAAAGTATTGCTATTTATCCAGATACTACAGTATGGGTAAAAGACTTCCATTTTGCTTATAATGAGCCTTTGTTCGAACAATATTTTTGGCACAAAGCATATAAAGACTATCCTGTAGTAGGGGTAACTTGGGATCAGGCAAGAGCATATTGTAATTTCAGAACCAAATTAAAGTCTGATTATAATGAAAGCTTAAAAAGAAGAAAACAAAAACCAATGATCTTCAGACTTCCTACAGAAATTGAATGGGAATATGCTGCAAAAGGAGGAAAACAAAATGCAACCTATCCTTGGGGAGGACCTTATTTAATGGATGATAGAGGTTGTTACCTTGCAAACTTTAAGCCAAAAAGAGGTAACTATATGGAGGATGATAAAAAAGGTACTTATACCTATACTGCTCCGGTAAAGAAATTTAGAAAGAACGGATTTGGTTTGTATGATATGGCAGGAAATGTTTCTGAATGGACAGAATCTGGATACAACAATTCATCTGCGGTATTTACTTCTACGCTTAATCCATCTACTAAAGATAAATCAGACTCTAGAAAATCTGTAAGAGGAGGATCTTGGAAAGATGTTGGGTATATGTTGATGACAGGTATGAGAGATTGGGAAAGAAAAGATTCTGCAAGAAGTTATATTGGATTTAGAACAGTACAGGATATTCCTGAAGCTGCTGTAAAACCAAGAAGAATAAACAGATAA
- the gldL gene encoding gliding motility protein GldL has protein sequence MFKTKDAWMNFFYSFGAAIVILGAWLKITHITLGPINGNIALTVGLITEAIIFIIFAFDPPKNEESYAWENVYPELLDKHANPNPLHSNVSTRNNSNHLAELENSLSGKLDKMLQDAKLDVQLFDRLRTGIDKFSSSVDQINQTVDVSASTHKYNDQLNKAAEHMESMNALYAMQLESGKRQSEFANKYVADMQKSAEQSEKFNQELQGLTSNLNNLNRVYGGMLTAMKS, from the coding sequence ATGTTTAAGACTAAAGATGCTTGGATGAATTTTTTCTATTCATTCGGTGCTGCAATTGTAATTCTTGGAGCTTGGCTTAAAATTACTCACATTACATTGGGACCTATTAATGGTAATATCGCTCTTACAGTAGGACTTATTACTGAAGCTATTATCTTCATCATTTTTGCCTTCGACCCTCCGAAAAATGAAGAGTCTTATGCTTGGGAAAATGTTTATCCTGAATTATTAGATAAGCATGCAAACCCTAACCCGTTGCATTCTAATGTTTCTACTAGAAACAATAGTAATCATTTAGCAGAATTAGAGAATTCTCTTTCTGGTAAACTTGACAAAATGTTGCAGGATGCAAAACTTGATGTTCAGTTATTTGACAGATTAAGAACAGGAATCGATAAATTTTCTAGCTCTGTAGATCAGATCAACCAAACAGTAGATGTATCTGCTTCTACTCACAAATATAACGATCAGTTGAACAAAGCTGCTGAACATATGGAAAGTATGAATGCTTTATACGCTATGCAATTGGAAAGCGGTAAAAGACAATCAGAATTTGCAAATAAATATGTTGCAGATATGCAAAAATCTGCTGAACAATCAGAAAAATTCAACCAAGAGTTACAAGGCTTAACGTCTAATTTAAATAATTTAAATAGAGTTTATGGCGGTATGTTAACTGCGATGAAGTCTTAA
- the gldM gene encoding gliding motility protein GldM, with protein MAKGKQTPRQKMINLMYLVFIAMMALNIDVEIIRSFYDSTVSLNETRFLTEQKNKDIFEKTLEAKAQQVPDTYSEPWAQYQALRERINSLVNAAEEVKVTLKKQSEFRDKDENGKDMDISENFSALNNNEATTEYFFNEGDENSPSKKALDLKAKIDDVRNYIVSTFGSNPQLLKLVERANASLIAEYPKGKSPNGKTWFQNKFYHQPLIAAISNLGIIQNDARNVQSDALALMLQEKVDASIKFTSYEAIVSAPTDVVAGNKAEAVVMLGNYSNSNKISISGVSRQENGKGFLPLNTGGLGEHKIGGVITLMDASGKAQPFTWTHTYNVIAGPQEVKLEKGLLLSADKMNVMYRGLENPVSGSILGADNSKLTLSAAGGAIVKSKGNGKWDVIPQTGNVVKLTLSGREPNGRTVSQVFEYRIKGIPRPQGQIRGKAVNFMPAASIPNQVVTATLPDFDFPVSFTVKSFILKLPGRAGTLIEGTSLSAAEGVLRNLRPGDVVQIYDIQATATGLGIQRLKEISPVIINVQ; from the coding sequence ATGGCAAAAGGAAAACAGACTCCACGTCAGAAGATGATCAACCTTATGTATTTGGTGTTCATCGCGATGATGGCCCTAAATATTGATGTTGAGATTATCAGGTCGTTTTACGACTCTACAGTATCTCTTAATGAAACCCGTTTTTTAACAGAGCAAAAAAATAAAGATATTTTCGAAAAAACGCTTGAGGCTAAAGCTCAACAAGTTCCTGATACATATTCAGAGCCTTGGGCACAGTATCAAGCATTGAGAGAAAGAATCAATAGCTTGGTAAACGCAGCGGAAGAGGTTAAAGTAACACTGAAAAAACAATCAGAATTCCGTGACAAAGATGAGAACGGAAAAGATATGGATATCAGCGAAAACTTTTCAGCTCTAAACAATAACGAAGCTACGACTGAGTATTTCTTTAATGAAGGTGACGAAAACAGCCCTTCAAAGAAAGCATTAGATCTGAAAGCTAAAATTGATGATGTAAGAAATTATATTGTTAGTACATTCGGATCAAATCCGCAGCTTTTAAAATTAGTGGAAAGAGCAAATGCTTCTTTGATCGCTGAATATCCTAAAGGAAAATCTCCAAACGGTAAAACTTGGTTTCAGAATAAATTCTATCACCAACCGCTTATTGCCGCGATTTCTAACTTAGGAATTATTCAGAATGATGCAAGAAACGTACAATCTGATGCATTGGCGTTAATGTTACAAGAAAAAGTGGATGCTAGTATCAAGTTTACAAGCTATGAAGCTATTGTTTCTGCTCCTACAGATGTTGTTGCAGGTAATAAAGCTGAAGCAGTTGTCATGCTAGGTAACTATTCTAACAGTAACAAGATCAGCATCAGTGGAGTTAGCAGACAGGAAAATGGTAAAGGTTTCCTTCCTTTAAATACAGGAGGATTGGGTGAACACAAAATCGGTGGTGTGATTACACTTATGGATGCTAGTGGAAAAGCTCAGCCTTTCACATGGACTCATACTTATAACGTAATTGCTGGTCCGCAAGAAGTAAAACTTGAAAAAGGATTATTGCTTTCTGCTGATAAGATGAATGTAATGTATAGAGGATTAGAAAACCCGGTATCTGGATCTATTTTAGGTGCTGATAATTCTAAACTTACACTATCAGCGGCAGGAGGTGCTATTGTAAAAAGTAAAGGAAATGGTAAATGGGATGTAATTCCTCAAACAGGAAATGTTGTTAAACTAACATTATCAGGTAGAGAACCTAATGGTAGAACAGTTTCTCAAGTGTTTGAATATAGAATTAAAGGAATTCCTAGACCACAAGGACAAATCAGAGGAAAAGCGGTAAACTTTATGCCAGCTGCTTCAATCCCTAATCAGGTTGTAACTGCAACATTACCTGACTTTGATTTCCCTGTTTCATTTACTGTTAAGAGCTTTATTTTAAAACTTCCGGGAAGAGCTGGAACTTTAATTGAAGGAACTTCATTATCTGCAGCAGAAGGAGTTTTAAGAAATCTTAGACCTGGAGATGTTGTTCAGATTTATGATATTCAGGCAACAGCAACTGGTTTAGGTATCCAAAGATTGAAAGAAATTTCACCAGTAATCATTAATGTTCAATAA
- the gldN gene encoding gliding motility protein GldN, whose amino-acid sequence MRAENMRKVGDTVISNKVKPLEYGFVDDKDILKSMMVWEIIDMNDKINQPFYYDNPNGLLSKTTRSLYQILLEAALNKEIEEVYDDENFTTKLTPEGIQKKLESVRVDDELIEIINSGVTPTEEQKKQYTDYIRTTTDKVKVLKIMGMWFIDKRDGQMKYRPLGIAAMGPDPSSIGRIGPDGQPLAGADELVDLFWVYYPKARDILANNYVFNKKNSSADLSFDDIINSRRFSTIIYKSSSGLGDGAIKDYIPRNAEEQLEESDRIKGQILEMENELWNY is encoded by the coding sequence ATGAGAGCTGAGAATATGAGAAAAGTGGGAGATACTGTTATTAGTAATAAAGTAAAACCACTAGAGTACGGATTTGTAGATGATAAGGACATCTTGAAGAGTATGATGGTATGGGAGATTATTGATATGAATGATAAGATTAATCAGCCGTTTTATTATGATAATCCAAATGGATTATTATCTAAAACTACGAGATCTTTATATCAGATTCTTCTAGAGGCAGCTCTTAACAAAGAAATTGAAGAAGTATATGATGATGAGAACTTTACAACTAAATTAACTCCTGAAGGAATTCAGAAAAAGTTAGAAAGTGTAAGAGTTGACGATGAGCTTATTGAAATTATCAATTCTGGTGTTACTCCAACTGAAGAACAAAAAAAGCAATATACCGACTATATTAGAACTACAACAGATAAAGTTAAAGTTCTAAAAATTATGGGAATGTGGTTCATTGACAAAAGGGATGGTCAAATGAAATATAGACCTCTTGGTATAGCTGCAATGGGACCGGATCCATCTTCAATTGGAAGAATTGGTCCTGATGGCCAACCTTTAGCGGGTGCAGATGAGCTTGTAGACCTATTCTGGGTATATTATCCAAAAGCAAGAGATATCTTAGCAAACAACTACGTGTTCAACAAAAAGAATTCGTCAGCTGACTTATCTTTCGATGATATCATCAACTCAAGAAGATTCTCTACTATTATCTATAAGTCATCAAGTGGCTTAGGAGATGGGGCTATTAAAGATTATATCCCTAGAAATGCTGAAGAACAACTTGAAGAAAGTGACAGAATCAAAGGACAGATTCTTGAAATGGAAAACGAATTGTGGAATTATTAA
- a CDS encoding NAD(P)/FAD-dependent oxidoreductase, with the protein MEKVDYIIVGDGYAGVFFAHQLIKNNKSFVMFSEGRKSASQVSAGIINPVVLKKFTTFWKAQEQISFLKDSLKEMENYTGKNYLIDAPIHRIFHDENEQKLWLKKSENSELVNFLDKNFDHIEVVKNDFNTGKVNQSARLDVSGFFTGLFDFFENGSKLIKEKFDYAKINAEDSTYNNIQFGKIIFCEGMGVKENPFFSDILVNANKGHHIKVKLSEPLPQNITIKKKHFLFPVGKDLYFYGGTYDREQLHSHVDDSAVEQLVDGLSAFYPYDFEVKEVSFGFRPTVKDRRPIIGKHPEHSNIFVFNGLGARGILNGCYFSKVLYDFAENDSPLPSEVNMERFIN; encoded by the coding sequence ATGGAAAAAGTAGATTATATAATCGTAGGAGACGGATATGCTGGTGTTTTTTTTGCTCATCAGCTGATTAAAAATAATAAATCCTTTGTCATGTTTTCTGAAGGCAGAAAAAGTGCTTCACAGGTTTCCGCCGGAATTATAAATCCTGTGGTTTTAAAGAAATTCACTACTTTCTGGAAAGCTCAGGAGCAGATCAGTTTTCTAAAAGATTCATTAAAAGAAATGGAGAACTATACAGGAAAGAATTATTTGATAGACGCTCCTATTCATAGAATTTTTCATGACGAAAACGAACAGAAGCTTTGGTTAAAAAAATCTGAGAATAGTGAACTTGTTAATTTTTTAGACAAAAATTTTGATCACATAGAAGTAGTAAAAAATGATTTTAATACAGGAAAGGTGAATCAGTCTGCCAGACTCGATGTTAGTGGATTTTTTACAGGTCTATTTGATTTTTTTGAAAACGGATCGAAATTAATCAAAGAAAAATTTGATTATGCTAAAATTAATGCTGAAGATTCTACTTATAACAATATTCAATTTGGAAAAATTATTTTTTGTGAAGGAATGGGAGTAAAAGAAAACCCATTTTTTTCAGATATTCTTGTGAATGCCAATAAAGGTCATCATATCAAAGTGAAACTATCCGAACCTTTACCGCAAAATATTACCATTAAAAAGAAGCATTTTTTATTTCCGGTAGGCAAGGATTTGTATTTTTATGGAGGAACCTATGATCGGGAGCAGCTTCACAGCCATGTAGATGATTCTGCAGTAGAACAATTAGTAGATGGTTTGTCAGCATTCTACCCCTATGATTTTGAAGTGAAAGAAGTCAGTTTCGGATTCCGTCCTACGGTGAAAGACAGAAGACCGATTATTGGAAAACATCCTGAGCATTCAAATATATTTGTGTTTAACGGCTTAGGAGCAAGAGGAATACTGAATGGATGTTATTTTTCCAAAGTGCTATATGATTTTGCAGAAAATGATTCTCCATTACCGTCTGAAGTGAATATGGAAAGATTTATAAATTAA
- a CDS encoding META domain-containing protein produces the protein MKNLHHYIIIFIVSLFLFSCNSAKQSSSNDITGKTWKLTEINGKPIQLKNPKNNPYFKLNMSDMRYEGHAGCNGVGGTFEIKPDIMRIKFNQGMSTMMACDDLETEHAFTKALLTADNYSVNGNTLTLNKAKMAPLAKFVLSN, from the coding sequence ATGAAAAATCTGCACCATTACATTATCATTTTTATTGTATCACTATTTCTTTTTTCTTGCAACAGCGCCAAGCAATCTTCATCAAATGATATCACGGGAAAAACATGGAAACTTACTGAAATCAACGGTAAGCCGATTCAACTTAAAAACCCAAAAAACAACCCTTATTTTAAGCTCAATATGAGTGATATGAGATATGAAGGGCATGCAGGATGCAACGGCGTAGGAGGAACTTTTGAGATAAAACCGGACATCATGCGTATAAAATTCAACCAGGGAATGTCTACCATGATGGCTTGTGATGATCTGGAAACGGAACATGCATTTACAAAAGCTTTACTAACAGCAGATAATTATTCTGTGAATGGCAATACGCTTACTCTTAATAAAGCCAAAATGGCTCCTTTGGCAAAATTTGTTCTTAGCAATTAA
- a CDS encoding efflux RND transporter periplasmic adaptor subunit translates to MIKRVVASIALSSLLLFTGCNKKKEEKEEATVYPVTFPVVMDTVIDKEYVAQIQSVKNIEVRAQEKGFLEKIYVDEGQFVHQGQTLFRIMPKLYQAELLKARAEVAQATIELKNASTLASNNIVSKNERAMAKAKLDAANAEAKLAQIHLSFTDIKAPFSGIINRIPLKLGSLIDEGDLLTSLSDNNDVYTYFNVSEPEYLSYQTHAITRGSNQVALVMANGDVFPQKGEVQTIEGEFDNETGNIAFRAKFPNPNKLLRNGETGKVRMTLPIKNALIIPQKATYEIQDQKYVFVVGKDGVARSKNIKVAYELPDLYVVASGLSKGENILLEGVQKVKDDQKVQVKIQDPKKVLQSLKLKAE, encoded by the coding sequence ATGATTAAAAGAGTTGTCGCAAGCATTGCGCTAAGCAGTCTTTTATTGTTCACAGGTTGTAACAAGAAAAAAGAAGAAAAAGAAGAAGCTACGGTTTATCCGGTTACCTTTCCAGTAGTGATGGATACGGTAATTGATAAAGAATATGTAGCTCAGATCCAGTCTGTGAAGAATATTGAAGTTCGTGCACAGGAAAAAGGGTTCCTTGAAAAAATTTATGTAGACGAAGGTCAGTTTGTTCATCAGGGACAAACACTGTTCCGAATCATGCCCAAATTGTATCAGGCGGAACTGTTAAAAGCTCGGGCTGAAGTAGCTCAGGCTACTATTGAATTGAAAAATGCAAGTACATTAGCCAGCAACAACATTGTTTCTAAAAACGAAAGAGCAATGGCTAAAGCAAAGCTGGATGCAGCCAATGCAGAAGCTAAACTGGCCCAGATTCACTTGTCATTTACAGACATTAAAGCTCCTTTTTCAGGGATTATCAACAGAATTCCTTTGAAATTGGGGAGTTTGATCGATGAGGGAGATTTGCTGACGTCTTTATCCGATAACAATGATGTCTATACGTACTTCAATGTTTCAGAACCTGAATATTTATCATACCAGACTCATGCTATAACCAGAGGAAGTAATCAGGTAGCATTGGTGATGGCAAACGGAGACGTTTTCCCGCAAAAAGGAGAAGTTCAGACCATTGAAGGAGAATTTGATAATGAAACCGGAAATATTGCATTCAGAGCTAAATTCCCGAATCCGAACAAACTGTTAAGAAACGGAGAAACGGGAAAAGTAAGAATGACCTTGCCGATTAAAAATGCTTTAATCATTCCTCAGAAAGCGACGTATGAGATTCAGGATCAGAAATATGTTTTTGTAGTAGGTAAAGATGGGGTGGCAAGATCTAAAAACATCAAGGTCGCTTACGAACTTCCTGATTTATACGTGGTGGCTTCCGGGCTTTCAAAAGGAGAAAATATCTTGTTGGAAGGAGTTCAGAAAGTAAAAGATGACCAAAAAGTTCAGGTAAAAATTCAGGATCCGAAAAAAGTTCTTCAATCATTGAAATTAAAAGCAGAGTAA